TGTCAAAATATTAGATAGTGAGTTTAATGCTCTAATCCAAAATAATGCAACTTTTATTAATTATGATGATATTGTAAATAAAATCAATCAAAAATATGAGTTACTAAAAAAAATAGATAATAAAGATTTTTATGATGAGTTTGGAATAAAATTAAAACCAGTAGTTGAAGAATTAAATACAAAATGGTTAAATAAACATGATTATATAGAGCGTTTTAAATCAAATAATTCTGCAATTATTGGTTCTTTTAATTATATTACTGAACTAATAAGAAATATTAAAACAACTCAAAATATTAATGAGGAAAAAGATATTCTTTTTCTTGATAATTCACTTTCAACATTGTTCAAACTTTTCATAAATTTAGAAGTTGATAAAGAAGTTATAGAAAAGAGTTTAGATGAATTATTCTCTTTATCTTTAAAATATGACAATTCAGAGTTTAAATTTCTTTTCAAAAAATATAATTCAACGATAAATGATTTACTAAAAATAAATAGTATAAGAGAGGCTTATATTGAAATAAATATAAAAAATTTATTAGACCAAATTGAGTATAAATTACATGAAGAGTTTGAAGAAAGTATAAATAATCAGCAAAATATCGCTCTTTTATTATTTGTAATCTCTATCATATTTTTGATTATCTCAATTTTTGCTTATATTAAATCTATAAAAATAAAAAAAGAGTTAATCGCCTTTAAATATGCAGTTGAAAATAGTGATAACTCTATTGTTATGACAGATAAAGAGAGAAAAATTACTTATGTAAATGAGTCATTTGAAAAAGTTACAGGTTATAAAAGAGAGGATGCTTTAGGAAAAAATCCACATATTTTAAAATCAGGAAAATTACCAAGTGAATTTTATAAACAGATGAATGAAATCCTTGATAGAGGAGAAAAGTGGTCAGGTGAGTTTATAAATGTAAATAAATTTGGAGATATTTATTATGAAACTGCTTCAATAACACCAATTATAAATGATGATAAGTTAACAGGCTATTTGGCTATTAAATTAAATGTTACAGATTATGTAAGACAACAAGAAAAAGTAGAATTTATAGCTTATCATGATAATTTAACACAACTTCCAAACAGAAGAAGTTTAGAAAAAAAAGTAAATGAACTTATTTCTATTGGAGCAAAAAAAGAGAATAATTTTGCACTTTTATTTATTGATTTAGATGGTTTCAAATTGGTAAATGATAATTTAGGACACGATTTTGGTGATTTATTATTAAAAGAAGTAGCAAAAATATTTAAAGCAACTCTGCGAGAAAGAGATTGTGTTTTTAGAATTGGTGGTGATGAATTTGCTGTTATTATCAAGTTTTCAAATGATGAAAAAATTATCGAACTAATTGCAAATAAAATTATAGAAAATATAAATAAAACAATTACAATAAAAAATCACTCTTTAAATGTTGGTTGTAGTATAGGTATATCAAAATTTCCACAAGACGCAACAGATTTACAAAGCTTATTAAAATATTCAGATACAGCAATGTATAAAGCAAAACAAAATGGTAAAAATAGATTTGAGTTTTATAGTAGTGATTTAAGTTAGTAAACCTAAAAAATTAGGTTTACTTAATTTTTTAGAACTCTATTTTCATTCTAAAATATCTAGGAAAGTTGTTTTTCATAGATGTTTCTATTTGAACAGGAAAAGCTTTATAAATTGAAGGTTTAACTAATTCAAAATACTCTTTATTTCCATCCATAAAAGTTAATTGTTCATATCTTCCATCTTTTAAAATTGTTAATCTTATATTTACATATTCACCAGTTTTTAGATTAGTTTTATCAATATTTGAGTTTATTTTTTCTCTGATTGTTTGATAAAATGTTTCAATTTTTGCTTTTTCATCATCTATTTGTTCAGGTTGTTTTTCTATTGTTTGTGAAACTACAGGTTTTTCTTGAACTTCTGGTGTTAACTCTTTTTTTTCTACTTCTTTTAAAACCGCTTTTTCTTCGGGTTTTTCTTCAACTATTTTTGCAATTTCCGTTTCAGGTTTATTTACAACTCTTTCTTCTACAAGTTCTGAATTTGCAGACTCTTGATTTGAAGTCTGTTCAACTATTACAGTAGCTTCTTTTTGAGTATTAGTAATAGTCTCTTCAACTTTTTTTTCTATCTCTTCTTTTATTTCATCTACTTGTTTTGAAAAGTTTATATTTTCAACACTTTTTTCTATAACTTTTTTATTTTCAGAAAATGTATTCTCTTCCTCTTCACTAAAGATGAAACTATAAGCTGCATAAATAATAACTCCTAGTACACATAGTACTAATAAATCTTCAAAGAAAGTTTTTGTTTTTGTTCTCAATATATTTTCCTTATCTATTTTTCTTCAGGTGTATAAATTTCATCAAGTAAGCTATCAACAAATTCATCAGGTGAAAATTCAACTAAATCATCTTGTTTTTCACCAATTCCCACATAAAATATTGGAAGTTCTAATTGGTTTGAAATAGAAAATAAAGCTCCACCTTTTGCTGTTCCATCAAGTTTTGTTACAATAATTCCATCAATTCCAATCATTTCATGGAAAGCTTTTGCTTGAGCAATTGCTGCATTACCTTGAGTTCCATCTAATATCATAAGTTTTTGATGTGGAGCATCAGGCATCGCTTTAGAACAAACTTTTACAATTTTCTTTAATTCATTATTTAAGTTTGTTTGTGTTTGTAAACGTCCTGCTGTATCAATAATAACATTATCAATATTTCTAGCAATTGCAGCACTTATTGTATCAAATGCAACTGCACTTGAATCATGACCTTGTTTTGTTTTAATTATTGGAACATCAAGTTTATTTGCCCAAGTTGAAAGTTGTTCAATTGCAGCTGCTCTAAAAGTATCACCAGCTCCTAAAATTACTGATTTTCCCTCTTTTTTTGATTTATTAGCAAGTTTTGCAATAGTTGTTGTTTTTCCTGCTCCATTTACTCCAATGATAAGTCTTACATAAGGTTTTGGTAAGTTTGATAAATCAACTTTTGGTGCATGTTCAAAAAGCATTACAAGCCTATGACGTAACT
The genomic region above belongs to Arcobacter ellisii and contains:
- a CDS encoding diguanylate cyclase domain-containing protein produces the protein MNKFIKRVSKYIDLGLIFLFLFIVVLFLFIYNLTQINSKIKKFNYYLITINSVKILDSEFNALIQNNATFINYDDIVNKINQKYELLKKIDNKDFYDEFGIKLKPVVEELNTKWLNKHDYIERFKSNNSAIIGSFNYITELIRNIKTTQNINEEKDILFLDNSLSTLFKLFINLEVDKEVIEKSLDELFSLSLKYDNSEFKFLFKKYNSTINDLLKINSIREAYIEINIKNLLDQIEYKLHEEFEESINNQQNIALLLFVISIIFLIISIFAYIKSIKIKKELIAFKYAVENSDNSIVMTDKERKITYVNESFEKVTGYKREDALGKNPHILKSGKLPSEFYKQMNEILDRGEKWSGEFINVNKFGDIYYETASITPIINDDKLTGYLAIKLNVTDYVRQQEKVEFIAYHDNLTQLPNRRSLEKKVNELISIGAKKENNFALLFIDLDGFKLVNDNLGHDFGDLLLKEVAKIFKATLRERDCVFRIGGDEFAVIIKFSNDEKIIELIANKIIENINKTITIKNHSLNVGCSIGISKFPQDATDLQSLLKYSDTAMYKAKQNGKNRFEFYSSDLS
- the ftsY gene encoding signal recognition particle-docking protein FtsY, whose product is MFSFFKKKKEDDIQQTEVQEENSLEKSVLDDEAYANPVEIKDKEISLLEEQKVIKEEEKKGFFSRALEKTFATIKTVVPQKQEKISFEDIEELLIEADVEYEIIEKAMNGLPEEITRKQLRHRLVMLFEHAPKVDLSNLPKPYVRLIIGVNGAGKTTTIAKLANKSKKEGKSVILGAGDTFRAAAIEQLSTWANKLDVPIIKTKQGHDSSAVAFDTISAAIARNIDNVIIDTAGRLQTQTNLNNELKKIVKVCSKAMPDAPHQKLMILDGTQGNAAIAQAKAFHEMIGIDGIIVTKLDGTAKGGALFSISNQLELPIFYVGIGEKQDDLVEFSPDEFVDSLLDEIYTPEEK